Proteins encoded together in one Ignavibacteria bacterium window:
- a CDS encoding efflux RND transporter permease subunit, which yields MKFFELIIKNKVTVYILVLMIVLIGASSYISLPRESSPSIKIPYVFIATVYPGVSPQDIENLVTQEIEKEVKSISGVKEIKSVSRESFSSISVEFNTDVIIDDAIQKVRDKVATAKTKMPTDIKEPIITEINFSELPMMYVNLSGNIGLANLKKIGTQIQDKIEEIPGVLSADVIGGVDREVKIDADAERLKYYNVSFNDLINAVSAENLNIPGGAVDIGKSSFLIRVPGEYENPELMSNIIVKKNSDYPVYINDVAQVTYGYKERQTYARKNGIESITLPVKKRSGSNIIEISEKVHDILANNNGIIPEGISYSVTSDQSDFIKTTVHELENGIVTGVVLVMLILFFFMGIKNSLLVATSIPLSFLISFIVLGAMGITLNMIVLFTLILVLGIIVDDAIVVIENIYRLQEKENYNPHDASIEGPREVVFPVTIATLTIISSFFPLLFFPGIVGDFMKYLPITLIVCLLSSLFVAMIISPVQAAVFIHYKKDRERSQKKKFRPIGRFLEHFDEVLFGRALRIYEKVLRIALTHRRTVISITFLMLIIVFLIYGKFNYGTEFFPDTDPRQASITLTTPVGTNIDETNTITKELEKKIPELKDIKYIVTNVGSSNNPLDFSGDGIPTKSVITVTFFDKLDREQSSKISIEQIRNALYMVPGGEVKIEKEQMGPPTGPPVNIEISGDDFVKIGILADEIKSQIKGIPGLTDLTDNFDEARPEIKIVVDREKAALYGLNTAMIGATIRTAVNGTTASKIREGKDEYDVTVRLNKEQRNDISTIDNMYITNTKGEKIPISSVGSIEFSGGIGAINRKDLKRVVTVSANAEGRLGNDVLKDVQAKLKDFKLPDGYSISYTGEQEDQAETSAFLGKAMIIALMMIFFLMVIEFNSLRVPLIIMISVILSLIGVLIGLLITGTPFGIMMTGIGVIALAGIVVRNAIVLLDFQKELVSRGLNRDEALVQAGLIRMRPIFLTAAATILGILPLASGVDFDWRTLSWIVGGENSAFWRPMGVAIIFGLMVSTFLTLVIIPSIYSYSDDLYNKIFKRKKKTVEQEA from the coding sequence ATGAAATTTTTTGAATTAATAATAAAGAATAAAGTTACGGTCTATATCCTCGTGCTGATGATAGTTCTTATCGGTGCCTCCTCGTATATATCCCTGCCGAGAGAATCAAGCCCCTCAATAAAAATTCCTTATGTGTTTATCGCGACTGTCTATCCGGGCGTGTCGCCTCAGGATATAGAAAACCTCGTAACACAGGAAATAGAAAAGGAAGTTAAAAGTATTAGCGGCGTTAAAGAGATAAAATCCGTTTCAAGGGAAAGTTTCAGTTCGATCTCGGTTGAGTTTAACACAGATGTTATTATTGATGACGCAATTCAGAAAGTTCGTGATAAAGTCGCTACGGCAAAAACAAAAATGCCGACAGATATTAAAGAGCCGATTATCACCGAAATCAATTTTTCCGAGCTTCCGATGATGTACGTTAATCTGAGTGGGAATATAGGTCTTGCTAACCTCAAAAAAATTGGTACACAAATTCAGGATAAGATTGAAGAAATTCCCGGTGTGCTTTCCGCCGATGTTATCGGAGGTGTGGATAGGGAAGTTAAAATTGATGCAGATGCTGAAAGACTAAAATACTATAATGTTAGTTTCAACGACCTTATAAATGCCGTGTCCGCTGAAAATCTGAATATACCCGGTGGTGCGGTGGATATTGGCAAATCAAGTTTCCTTATTAGAGTACCAGGCGAGTATGAAAATCCCGAGTTAATGAGCAATATAATCGTTAAGAAAAACAGTGATTATCCTGTCTACATAAATGATGTGGCTCAGGTAACTTACGGATATAAAGAAAGACAAACGTATGCAAGAAAGAACGGGATTGAAAGTATAACCCTGCCTGTTAAAAAGCGCAGCGGCTCCAACATAATTGAAATATCTGAAAAGGTCCATGATATCTTAGCCAACAATAACGGTATTATTCCGGAAGGCATTTCTTACAGCGTTACCAGCGATCAATCCGATTTTATTAAAACAACTGTTCACGAACTTGAAAACGGTATTGTAACAGGCGTCGTTCTTGTCATGCTAATCCTTTTCTTCTTCATGGGTATAAAGAATTCATTGCTCGTTGCAACTTCTATTCCGTTATCATTCTTGATTTCGTTTATTGTTCTGGGTGCAATGGGTATTACTCTGAACATGATAGTTCTGTTTACACTCATACTCGTTCTTGGAATCATCGTTGATGACGCTATTGTCGTCATCGAAAATATCTATAGATTGCAGGAAAAAGAAAATTATAATCCGCATGACGCTTCGATTGAAGGTCCGCGTGAAGTTGTGTTCCCGGTCACGATTGCTACACTAACTATCATATCATCGTTCTTCCCGCTTCTATTCTTCCCTGGAATCGTAGGTGATTTTATGAAATATTTGCCTATCACCCTGATTGTTTGTTTGTTGTCATCATTGTTCGTTGCTATGATTATAAGCCCTGTTCAGGCAGCTGTCTTTATTCATTATAAAAAGGATAGGGAAAGATCTCAAAAGAAAAAATTCAGACCGATCGGCAGGTTCCTTGAGCATTTTGACGAAGTTCTTTTTGGAAGAGCTTTAAGAATCTATGAAAAGGTTTTAAGAATTGCTTTGACTCACAGAAGGACAGTAATATCAATTACGTTTCTTATGCTTATTATTGTGTTCCTAATTTACGGGAAATTCAATTACGGAACTGAGTTCTTTCCTGATACCGACCCAAGACAGGCTTCTATTACACTTACTACACCCGTCGGAACAAACATAGATGAAACTAACACGATAACTAAAGAGCTTGAGAAAAAAATTCCGGAACTTAAAGATATTAAGTATATTGTCACAAACGTTGGTTCATCTAATAATCCTCTTGATTTTAGCGGAGATGGAATTCCAACAAAGAGCGTTATAACTGTAACTTTCTTCGACAAACTTGACAGAGAACAGAGTTCTAAAATATCTATAGAGCAAATAAGAAATGCGCTTTATATGGTTCCCGGTGGTGAAGTAAAAATTGAAAAGGAGCAAATGGGACCTCCAACCGGACCTCCTGTAAACATAGAAATATCGGGTGATGATTTTGTTAAAATCGGAATCCTTGCTGATGAAATAAAAAGTCAGATAAAAGGTATTCCCGGACTGACTGACCTTACTGATAATTTTGATGAAGCAAGACCGGAAATTAAAATTGTCGTCGATAGGGAAAAAGCTGCTCTTTATGGGCTTAATACTGCAATGATAGGTGCAACTATAAGAACTGCCGTTAACGGCACTACCGCAAGCAAGATTAGAGAAGGCAAAGATGAATATGATGTTACTGTCAGACTGAATAAGGAACAGCGTAATGATATAAGTACTATCGATAACATGTATATTACTAATACAAAAGGCGAAAAAATCCCTATTTCTTCTGTCGGTAGTATAGAGTTCTCCGGCGGTATCGGTGCAATAAACAGAAAAGACCTTAAGAGAGTTGTTACCGTTTCGGCAAACGCCGAAGGCCGGCTTGGTAACGACGTGCTTAAAGATGTTCAGGCAAAACTGAAAGATTTTAAACTCCCTGATGGTTATTCCATCAGCTATACTGGTGAACAGGAAGACCAGGCAGAAACTTCAGCATTCCTCGGTAAAGCCATGATAATCGCTTTGATGATGATTTTTTTCCTAATGGTAATTGAGTTCAATTCTCTGAGAGTTCCTCTGATTATAATGATATCTGTTATTCTGTCTCTTATTGGAGTACTCATAGGTCTTTTAATTACCGGTACTCCCTTCGGTATTATGATGACGGGAATTGGCGTTATAGCACTCGCCGGCATTGTCGTGAGAAATGCTATCGTGTTGCTCGATTTCCAGAAAGAACTCGTTTCTCGTGGATTGAATCGTGACGAAGCTCTCGTTCAGGCAGGGCTGATTAGAATGAGACCAATCTTCCTTACGGCTGCTGCTACAATTCTCGGGATTCTTCCTCTTGCCTCAGGTGTTGACTTTGATTGGAGAACACTCAGCTGGATAGTGGGAGGTGAGAATTCTGCTTTCTGGCGTCCTATGGGTGTGGCTATTATATTCGGTCTTATGGTGTCGACATTCCTGACACTTGTTATTATTCCGTCAATATACTCCTATAGCGACGATTTATACAATAAAATATTTAAACGGAAGAAGAAGACAGTAGAACAAGAAGCATAA
- a CDS encoding lycopene cyclase domain-containing protein: MEYTCLVIVGTLLVIILDVILKTHLFKQKIFWIYLGIIVVLMFVVNGYLTWRPIVIYNESKMLGIRLFTIPVEDFFFGFSLIGLNLIIWEFFNKKIKNINNK, translated from the coding sequence ATGGAATACACTTGTTTGGTAATCGTCGGAACTTTGCTCGTGATTATTCTTGATGTAATCTTAAAAACACATTTGTTTAAGCAAAAAATATTCTGGATTTACTTGGGAATTATTGTCGTTCTTATGTTTGTCGTAAACGGATATCTTACATGGAGACCTATTGTAATTTACAATGAATCAAAAATGCTCGGTATCAGACTCTTCACTATTCCTGTTGAAGATTTCTTCTTCGGATTTTCTTTGATAGGTTTAAACCTGATTATCTGGGAATTTTTTAACAAGAAAATTAAAAATATTAACAATAAATGA
- a CDS encoding TolC family protein has product MYYKILITIAFIALYPWISFGQDSTKVKVYSLKEAIAVAKSNNTELVNAVYDKLKAEKKVSQVYNESLLPTITLSSQYNRAIKKQVFDIDFGGMNQRFEVGSDNTLSNTFQLSEPIPVLGTPVFEGIRIADYYSALQDENVNSAEANVVADVKQAYNDVLFMKEVVFVRKQNLVNAQENYDVVEKKYRNGTSTEFDFLRAKVTVENSKPPVVEAENNLIIARKILKNAIGIKDNIDVDVTGSLEYDSTEVYGSTEEIINKISENNVSIRQLKINQDINKQLLNIDNANYLPKLYIFGQYNLQAQENDGKNIGSYRFFNVLNAGIGLNWDLNFLRNTYKKQQTEIDIKKTDETISDVKQKLRLTSQSIILKMDEARNKIKATYETVTMAERGYELAALSFKNGVVSQIDVIDAGVQLSNSRLSYYSAIVEYLNAKAELEKLLERK; this is encoded by the coding sequence ATGTATTATAAAATATTAATAACAATTGCCTTTATAGCCCTGTACCCGTGGATTTCTTTCGGTCAGGATTCGACCAAGGTAAAGGTCTATTCTCTGAAAGAAGCCATTGCCGTCGCGAAGTCCAACAACACAGAGCTTGTTAATGCAGTTTATGATAAATTAAAAGCGGAAAAGAAAGTATCACAGGTATATAACGAAAGCCTCCTGCCGACTATTACCCTCAGCTCTCAGTATAACAGGGCAATTAAAAAACAGGTGTTCGATATAGATTTCGGTGGCATGAATCAAAGGTTTGAAGTAGGTTCCGATAATACACTTAGTAACACTTTCCAGCTAAGTGAACCTATTCCTGTTCTTGGTACCCCCGTATTTGAAGGCATTAGAATCGCCGATTATTATTCTGCTCTGCAGGACGAAAATGTTAATTCCGCAGAAGCAAACGTAGTTGCTGATGTTAAACAGGCTTATAACGATGTTCTCTTTATGAAGGAAGTCGTGTTTGTAAGAAAGCAAAACCTCGTCAATGCACAGGAAAATTATGATGTCGTTGAAAAGAAATACCGCAACGGTACTTCAACAGAGTTTGATTTTCTCAGAGCAAAAGTAACAGTTGAAAACTCAAAACCTCCGGTTGTTGAAGCGGAAAACAATCTTATAATTGCAAGAAAAATTCTAAAGAATGCTATAGGTATCAAAGATAATATAGACGTTGATGTTACAGGATCTCTTGAATATGACAGCACCGAAGTCTATGGTAGTACAGAAGAAATAATTAATAAGATTTCAGAAAATAACGTCTCAATAAGGCAGTTGAAAATTAACCAGGATATTAATAAGCAGCTGCTTAATATTGATAACGCAAACTATCTCCCAAAACTATATATTTTTGGTCAGTATAACCTTCAGGCTCAGGAAAACGACGGAAAGAATATTGGAAGTTACAGGTTCTTTAATGTTTTAAACGCCGGTATCGGTCTTAACTGGGATTTAAACTTCTTGAGAAATACTTATAAGAAACAGCAGACGGAGATAGACATTAAGAAGACTGATGAAACTATTTCTGACGTTAAACAAAAACTTCGACTGACTTCACAAAGTATAATTCTCAAAATGGACGAGGCTCGAAATAAAATAAAAGCAACATACGAAACAGTAACAATGGCGGAACGCGGATATGAACTCGCCGCTCTCAGCTTTAAAAACGGTGTCGTAAGTCAAATAGATGTCATAGACGCCGGTGTTCAGCTGAGCAATTCAAGACTGTCATACTATAGTGCAATTGTTGAATATCTCAACGCTAAAGCAGAATTAGAAAAATTATTGGAAAGAAAATAA
- a CDS encoding carotenoid biosynthesis protein produces the protein MSYNLVNIILQKLLYVLMIMTPVGVIIMLIPELKDKYLWTTNIFLSIQFVALLSYMLLNYSGRSVIINLTVLLLSGYFLELIGVKTSFPFGSYVYTDKLQPQILQVPLTISLSWVVVVTGSFMIVSSLKTLNVFAIVTYSSVLVLAFDLLLEPFAGFINGYWTWTFSFVPIQNYISWFVIAFVFTLFLSKYLVPQSNVINKSKVVSYTPLILYIISISQFSIINIFNSYVLPTVSGIILIIVVLILIYRRTNEV, from the coding sequence ATGTCTTATAATTTGGTAAATATTATTCTTCAGAAATTGTTGTATGTTCTCATGATAATGACTCCCGTAGGTGTTATTATAATGTTAATACCTGAACTTAAAGATAAATATCTCTGGACAACTAATATATTCCTTTCTATCCAGTTTGTTGCTCTGCTGTCATATATGCTTCTAAACTATTCCGGAAGATCTGTTATTATAAATTTAACTGTTCTGCTCTTAAGCGGATACTTTTTAGAGTTAATCGGTGTTAAAACATCCTTTCCTTTTGGAAGCTATGTTTACACGGATAAGCTTCAGCCCCAGATTCTTCAGGTGCCTTTAACAATCAGTCTTTCATGGGTTGTAGTGGTTACGGGTTCTTTTATGATTGTTTCTTCTTTGAAAACACTTAACGTATTTGCAATCGTTACATACTCATCGGTATTGGTTCTGGCTTTCGATTTATTGCTCGAACCTTTTGCTGGATTTATTAACGGTTACTGGACATGGACATTCTCTTTCGTTCCCATCCAGAACTATATCTCATGGTTTGTTATCGCATTTGTATTCACTTTATTTCTTTCAAAGTATCTCGTACCACAATCGAACGTAATTAATAAATCGAAAGTGGTCTCATACACCCCTTTAATTCTTTACATTATAAGCATATCACAGTTTTCAATCATTAATATTTTCAACAGCTATGTTCTGCCGACTGTTTCGGGAATAATACTCATAATAGTCGTTTTGATATTAATCTACAGGAGGACCAATGAAGTTTGA
- a CDS encoding efflux RND transporter periplasmic adaptor subunit produces the protein MKKYSLLLLVLSIAVAFGSCGRNKNNKPEEKKLPIVKTTVIQGQYFEENYKVSGIVKPYESAKLSSEEGGLIVYLTKDKGDRVGRGEVVVKLKKDTDEAAYLQALAQYELAKDNYQRTERLFNDEVATEQQYTNSKLQLEIAEKSVELYRIRLDKGYVRSPISGIVDAKFMQKGEMTSSGSPIINVVNISRVKINCGVPERYVTQVKRGEKVKVTFPVLPDEEYEAVIDYVSPSLSPQNRTFEIELVMSNPESKFKPEMSANITFTNKSVDNAVVLQQDYVVDNGDEKFVFVLEGDIAKKRIVKLGGRSDNMVLIEEGLNIGETLINVGFQGLNDNDKVTLVN, from the coding sequence ATGAAAAAATATTCATTATTATTATTGGTCTTAAGTATTGCGGTTGCTTTTGGCTCATGCGGAAGAAATAAAAATAATAAACCCGAAGAGAAAAAATTACCTATAGTTAAAACTACGGTTATTCAGGGTCAGTATTTTGAGGAAAATTATAAGGTTAGCGGTATAGTTAAACCATATGAAAGCGCAAAACTTTCTTCCGAAGAAGGTGGACTTATCGTCTATCTTACAAAAGATAAAGGTGATAGAGTCGGACGCGGAGAGGTTGTCGTAAAACTTAAAAAGGATACTGACGAAGCAGCATATCTCCAGGCTCTCGCTCAGTATGAACTTGCAAAGGATAATTATCAGAGAACAGAGCGCCTTTTTAATGACGAAGTTGCAACCGAACAGCAGTATACAAACTCCAAACTTCAGCTTGAAATCGCAGAAAAGTCGGTTGAACTATACAGGATTAGACTCGATAAGGGTTATGTTAGATCCCCCATCTCGGGAATCGTAGACGCAAAGTTCATGCAGAAAGGTGAAATGACCTCCTCCGGATCCCCTATTATCAATGTTGTCAATATTTCCAGAGTAAAAATCAACTGCGGTGTTCCCGAAAGATATGTTACTCAGGTTAAAAGAGGCGAAAAGGTCAAAGTTACTTTTCCCGTTCTCCCCGATGAGGAGTATGAAGCTGTTATTGATTATGTCTCACCTTCATTGAGTCCGCAAAACAGAACCTTTGAAATTGAACTTGTTATGAGCAATCCCGAAAGTAAGTTTAAACCCGAGATGTCGGCAAATATAACTTTTACGAACAAGAGTGTTGATAATGCTGTTGTTCTGCAGCAGGATTATGTTGTTGATAACGGTGATGAAAAATTTGTGTTCGTTCTTGAAGGCGACATCGCAAAGAAACGTATTGTAAAGCTTGGCGGACGTTCTGATAATATGGTTCTGATTGAAGAGGGTCTTAATATCGGCGAAACGCTTATAAACGTAGGCTTTCAGGGCTTAAATGATAACGACAAAGTAACACTGGTTAATTAA
- a CDS encoding lysophospholipid acyltransferase family protein: MFSVYVKHILKKHFHKIHLSGDENFLNRNKTLPSIIFANHSNWWDALLPFWLSYNIFDVNAYAMMDHKQLSKYKFFRWIGVFSVDKESKIDSYRSFKYAANLLKSGTNVLWIYPQGTMPPNDLRPLKFENGLSKLINEVGDVNIIPLIYNYEFLKDQKPEVFIKILPLLNKFNNIDAVSYTEYLENYITSALDEQKQNILNGKISSYKIMLHGKDSAGNILDRGQND; this comes from the coding sequence GTGTTTTCTGTGTATGTTAAGCATATTCTCAAAAAACATTTTCATAAAATACATTTAAGCGGTGATGAAAATTTTTTGAATCGCAACAAAACACTTCCGTCAATAATATTCGCAAATCATTCAAACTGGTGGGATGCATTGCTACCGTTCTGGCTTTCATATAATATCTTTGATGTTAACGCTTATGCAATGATGGATCATAAACAGCTTAGTAAATATAAATTCTTTAGATGGATTGGCGTTTTCTCGGTGGATAAAGAATCAAAAATTGATTCGTATCGTTCTTTTAAATATGCAGCTAATCTTCTAAAGTCCGGTACAAATGTCCTCTGGATTTATCCTCAGGGTACAATGCCCCCAAACGATTTAAGACCTTTGAAGTTTGAGAACGGGCTTTCAAAACTCATTAACGAAGTAGGCGATGTCAATATTATTCCTCTTATTTATAATTATGAGTTTTTAAAAGACCAAAAACCCGAAGTCTTTATTAAAATTCTGCCCTTGCTCAATAAATTCAATAACATTGATGCCGTTTCATACACTGAATACCTTGAGAATTATATCACATCTGCACTGGACGAACAGAAACAGAATATATTGAACGGAAAAATATCATCTTATAAAATTATGCTTCATGGAAAAGACTCAGCGGGTAACATATTGGACAGGGGGCAAAATGATTGA
- a CDS encoding cobalamin-dependent protein (Presence of a B(12) (cobalamin)-binding domain implies dependence on cobalamin itself, in one of its several forms, or in some unusual lineages, dependence on a cobalamin-like analog.), whose product MNTVLSSKQVAEILGVNESSVKRWSDSGMLSCYKTPGGHRKFKKEDLLLFSSKYSFELKSDINDRSRENHQNNGVDFKFIVDSLYRKLFVASESEITDFLYSLHLSGINLVELYDNVIAKTMFEVGEKWKHKEITVDQEHIAANKIIKSLIRLHDKIAPIPFNGLTALCGSLEGELHELPLLSVNNVLNYYGWKVIYIGANVPVKALQSGINEHKPDIVCISATIINNRKKFMNDTGKLYAATKTTGSKLILGGIGVNKMDTVSLKTDAILKSTDELIKYLKQNFLF is encoded by the coding sequence ATGAACACAGTATTATCATCAAAGCAGGTCGCTGAAATCCTCGGCGTCAATGAATCTTCCGTTAAAAGATGGTCTGATAGCGGCATGTTAAGCTGTTATAAAACTCCGGGAGGACATAGAAAATTTAAAAAGGAGGACCTCCTGTTGTTCAGCAGCAAATATTCATTCGAACTGAAATCTGATATTAATGACAGAAGCCGTGAAAATCATCAAAACAACGGTGTAGATTTTAAGTTTATCGTTGATTCATTATACAGGAAACTGTTCGTTGCTTCTGAATCTGAAATAACGGATTTTCTATACTCTCTTCACCTTTCCGGTATTAACCTCGTTGAATTGTATGATAATGTCATTGCAAAAACGATGTTTGAAGTCGGCGAAAAGTGGAAACATAAGGAGATTACAGTTGACCAGGAACATATTGCGGCAAACAAAATTATTAAATCCCTAATCAGACTTCATGACAAGATTGCTCCAATACCCTTTAATGGTCTCACTGCTCTTTGCGGGAGTCTTGAAGGTGAATTGCATGAATTGCCCTTACTTAGTGTAAATAATGTATTGAATTATTACGGGTGGAAAGTAATTTATATCGGTGCTAATGTACCCGTAAAAGCTCTTCAGTCGGGTATTAATGAGCATAAACCTGATATCGTCTGCATTTCAGCTACCATAATAAACAACAGAAAAAAGTTTATGAATGATACTGGAAAACTTTATGCTGCTACAAAAACTACAGGCTCAAAACTCATACTTGGAGGTATAGGAGTTAATAAAATGGATACAGTTTCTTTAAAAACTGATGCGATATTAAAAAGCACAGATGAATTAATTAAATATCTTAAACAAAATTTTCTCTTTTGA
- a CDS encoding lycopene cyclase domain-containing protein, producing MKFEYLIVMLFTVSVPFIKSFSPEINFYKPLNRFVFAMLIPFVLFVTIDIIAVIRDLWTFNPDYVIGIYFFGLPLEEVSFFIFVPFACIFTWETVKYLAKRQKGSA from the coding sequence ATGAAGTTTGAATATTTAATAGTTATGCTGTTTACCGTTTCCGTGCCGTTTATTAAGAGCTTTAGCCCTGAAATAAATTTTTACAAACCTCTGAATAGATTCGTATTCGCAATGCTAATTCCGTTTGTCCTTTTTGTAACCATCGATATAATTGCAGTCATAAGAGACTTATGGACTTTCAATCCAGATTATGTTATAGGTATATATTTCTTTGGTCTTCCCCTTGAAGAAGTCAGTTTCTTTATATTCGTACCTTTTGCTTGCATATTCACATGGGAAACAGTCAAGTATCTTGCCAAAAGGCAGAAAGGGAGCGCCTGA
- a CDS encoding TetR/AcrR family transcriptional regulator, producing the protein MVKDSPVERKKIMVFADKLFREAGLYKTSMDELSSLMHISKKTIYRYFPSKENLVREIVKFWLESSTERVDKIVRGKTDVVTKFIRLLEDYSCEFTQLGEKAISDLQIHYPDVWTSIESFREEKIIFYVKKLFRQGFREKYITKIPVEIVIVSVSASISSVVNPKFLMVNNFSTAEALKHVLELHLKGIITEKGRKKYFSQQKKHLK; encoded by the coding sequence ATGGTTAAAGATAGCCCCGTCGAAAGAAAGAAAATTATGGTGTTTGCTGATAAATTATTCAGAGAAGCAGGTCTGTACAAAACATCAATGGACGAACTATCGTCCCTTATGCACATCAGCAAGAAAACCATTTACAGGTATTTCCCCTCGAAGGAAAATCTGGTTAGGGAAATTGTTAAATTTTGGCTCGAATCTTCTACCGAAAGAGTTGATAAAATCGTTCGCGGTAAGACTGATGTCGTGACAAAGTTTATCAGGCTTCTTGAGGATTATTCCTGCGAATTTACTCAGTTGGGAGAAAAAGCAATATCTGATTTGCAGATTCATTATCCCGATGTGTGGACCTCAATTGAGTCGTTTAGGGAAGAAAAGATAATATTTTACGTTAAAAAACTATTCAGACAGGGATTCAGGGAAAAGTACATAACAAAAATACCCGTCGAAATTGTTATCGTCTCTGTCAGCGCCTCAATAAGCTCTGTCGTAAACCCGAAGTTTCTTATGGTTAACAATTTTTCGACCGCAGAAGCACTAAAACATGTTCTTGAACTCCATCTGAAAGGTATTATAACCGAAAAGGGAAGAAAGAAGTATTTCAGTCAACAGAAAAAACATCTTAAATAA
- a CDS encoding glycosyltransferase has protein sequence MEKTQRVTYWTGGKMIEFVSFISLFLTGILLIVIWNLWVFRKRNYKQLSDNEMPFISVLIPARNEERSIRKCVESLLIQDYPNYEVIVLNDNSEDMTLDILKDIQINQPKLHVINGKPLEEGWTGKNFACHQLYLHSKGEYILFSDADTVHFNNSLRNAVIRAVNRKADLYSLIPSMTLETFAEKCIMPGMHFTSFTLLPYYLAENLKSPVFAMGVGPYMLFKRDSYEKIGGHESIKSHLVEDVALAKSIKKHGLKVVVNKGLDILSCRMYHSFGEIWEGFSKNIFPGMNYNSFLLFAVFTVYLLLFFVPFVGLVISAAVANELLMYNFLYQSVLVLLMRLLINTFFKLGIVSTLLHPIGIFIISTIGFNSWRWNKLGKGSVWKGRTYSPVNPKGDNYVL, from the coding sequence ATGGAAAAGACTCAGCGGGTAACATATTGGACAGGGGGCAAAATGATTGAGTTTGTCTCTTTTATATCACTTTTTCTGACCGGAATATTGCTTATTGTAATCTGGAATTTATGGGTATTTAGAAAACGAAACTACAAACAACTGTCCGACAATGAAATGCCGTTTATTTCAGTACTTATTCCTGCGCGTAACGAAGAAAGAAGCATTCGTAAATGCGTAGAGTCACTCCTGATACAGGATTACCCGAATTATGAAGTTATTGTGCTTAACGATAACTCCGAAGATATGACACTGGATATACTCAAAGATATACAGATTAATCAGCCGAAGCTACATGTTATAAACGGCAAACCCCTTGAAGAAGGGTGGACAGGAAAGAATTTCGCTTGCCATCAGTTGTATTTGCATTCAAAAGGGGAGTATATTCTATTTAGCGATGCTGATACAGTTCATTTCAACAACTCATTGCGTAATGCTGTAATCCGTGCTGTTAATCGTAAAGCCGACCTTTATTCGTTGATTCCTTCAATGACTCTCGAGACTTTTGCCGAAAAATGTATTATGCCCGGTATGCACTTTACGTCTTTTACACTTTTACCTTATTATCTCGCTGAGAATCTTAAAAGCCCTGTTTTTGCAATGGGTGTCGGACCTTACATGCTTTTTAAAAGAGATTCGTATGAAAAAATTGGCGGACATGAATCGATAAAATCCCACCTTGTTGAAGATGTTGCACTTGCAAAGAGTATTAAAAAACACGGTTTAAAAGTTGTTGTTAATAAAGGTCTCGATATTCTTAGTTGTCGCATGTATCATAGTTTCGGCGAAATCTGGGAGGGCTTTTCAAAAAACATATTTCCGGGTATGAACTATAACTCATTTCTTCTGTTCGCTGTTTTTACTGTCTATCTTCTTCTGTTTTTTGTTCCCTTTGTTGGACTTGTAATCTCGGCTGCTGTAGCAAATGAACTACTTATGTACAATTTCCTGTATCAGTCTGTTCTTGTTTTATTAATGAGATTGCTTATTAATACATTTTTTAAACTTGGTATAGTATCAACCTTGCTTCACCCTATTGGAATATTTATTATTTCAACGATAGGTTTCAACTCTTGGAGATGGAATAAGCTTGGCAAAGGTTCGGTTTGGAAAGGTAGAACTTATTCCCCCGTTAATCCCAAAGGAGATAACTATGTCTTATAA